One window of the Osmerus mordax isolate fOsmMor3 chromosome 2, fOsmMor3.pri, whole genome shotgun sequence genome contains the following:
- the stk17b gene encoding serine/threonine-protein kinase 17B, with product MSRRRLDSRSGSTGLLWETQTPISTEPLEGVYEITGELGRGKFAVVKRCVEKATGKVFAAKFLRKRRRGRDCRAEVVHEMAVLEAARHNPRVVNLHAAYEMDHDIVLLLEYAAGGEIFDHCVSDELLPEGQITRLIRQTLEGVHHLHQRSLVHLDLKPQNILLTSLSPLGDIKIVDFGLARRLGMVGELREILGTPEYVAPEILNYEPITTATDLWSVGVIAFMLVTGESPFVGDDKQETYLNVSQVNVDYSKDSFSRVSELAVDFIRQLLVKTPEDRPSAADCMAHPWLWQQQYMSPEPPVTPRAFRERSSGVKWAAPPENREDKENFLDSPFAHAKKFRFDEDTSAAGREGDF from the exons ATGTCTCGGAGGCGGCTTGACAGTCGCAGTGGATCCACAGGACTGCTGTGGGAAACTCAAACCCCGATCAGTACGGAGCCTTTGGAGGGTGTCTACGAAATAACCGGCGAGTTGGGAAG GGGGAAGTTTGCGGTGGTGAAGCGCTGCGTGGAGAAGGCTACGGGGAAGGTGTTCGCGGCCAAGTTCCTGCGGAAGCGACGGAGGGGACGTGACTGCCGGGCGGAGGTGGTGCACGAGATGGCCGTGCTGGAGGCGGCCCGCCACAACCCCCGCGTGGTCAACCTCCACGCTGCCTACGAGATGGACCACGACATCGTGCTGCTGCTGGAGTA tgcGGCGGGGGGAGAGATATTTGACCACTGTGTGTCTGATGAGCTTCTGCCAGAGGGGCAGATCACCCGACTCATCAGACAGACCCTGGAGGGAGTCCACCACCTGCACCAGAGGAGCCTAGTGCACCTGGACCTCAAG CCCCAGAACATCCTGCTGACCAGCCTGTCTCCTCTGGGGGATATCAAGATTGTGGACTTCGGCCTGGCTCGCAGGCTGGGCATGGTAGGAGAACTCAGAGAGATCCTGGGCACGCCTGAATACGTGG CACCAGAGATCCTGAATTATGAACCCATCACCACAGCAACGGATCTATG gagtGTGGGGGTGATCGCCTTCATGCTGGTGACGGGCGAGTCTCCGTTTGTGGGGGACGACAAGCAGGAGACGTATCTGAACGTGTCCCAGGTCAACGTGGACTACAGCAAGGACAGCTTCTCCAGGGTGTCAGAGCTGGCTGTGGACTTCATACGGCAGCTGCTGGTCAAGACCCCTGA GGACCGTCCCAGTGCGGCAGACTGCATGGCCCACCCCTGGCTGTGGCAGCAGCAGTACATGAGCCCTGAGCCTCCCGTCACGCCCAGAGCGTTCCGCGAGCGCAGCTCCGGGGTCAAGTGGGCAGCCCCGCCCGAGAACCGCGAGGACAAGGAGAACTTCCTGGACTCGCCGTTCGCACACGCCAAGAAGTTCCGCTTCGACGAGGACACGTCCGCCGCCGGCAGGGAAGGGGacttctga
- the hecw2a gene encoding LOW QUALITY PROTEIN: E3 ubiquitin-protein ligase HECW2 (The sequence of the model RefSeq protein was modified relative to this genomic sequence to represent the inferred CDS: inserted 2 bases in 2 codons; deleted 5 bases in 4 codons), with translation MRPSLATAVLPRTRQHNTPTLAVGREHLSAPRRRSPHLRHTLSPDNLRSLAERGGASTDSTSLVGGPMGLPRANSDTDLVTSQSRSSLTASTLEFTLNRGQNLVISWDIKEEVDATDWIGLYHIDETSPSNVWDCKNRGVNGTQRGQIVWRLEPGPYFMEPETKICFKYYHGVSGGLRATTPCITVKNPGVQGDGEGQAGTDHPRKLISFTLTDLRALGLKKGMFFNPDPYLKMSIHPGKRSGFPTFSHHGQERRSAIISNTTNPVWHKEKYTFVALVTDILYIEVKDKFAKSRPIIKRFLGQLTIPVQRLLEKIPGVQPVSFSLCRRLPTEHVSGQMQFRMELTSTGPDGASPDSIIGVSTLNGAPGTPSDDEDLPHHLPIVSAGPSPTGSQGSGGPWEGGASAELGGAEGGLTYREASSGSYLLQRSLSEGLDAIEAPKGPGERPLGAASPKLRSSFPTHTRLSAMLHIDSDEDDERXGPNDITPVPGSPLLFNGATPGQDSQDEDPFPELPSELGDAVGLGEGVGAEGGVSEMELAPEFEAEVDLEDASEPDVFSEVDEAPFSEAVSHSLLPDSLEGQEGERGRGPVEDLSSDVDTCSMATAPQTVLSSSESCPVTMATAVEAEEGAETAIDPGGDVLSDTPPTNQDIDDEGGGRTATNEVETEAPAAIEQNPAEESNERRRSLQAAEGVTQEVEGEEPKPAEEAVSVDSDQAATETDGEDGAQVNGHPVQSLPSVRHDIHRYQRVDEPLPPNWEARIDSHGRIFFVDHVNRTTTWQRPTGPPAPQGLTRSNSIQQMEQLNRRYQSIRRTMTSERTEETPVDLPPEPPDSDLLHHAIPEYRRDSTVGHSSPRSRLSLLLQSPSAKFLCSPDFFTVLHSNPVRTQRANARAPAPYKRDFEAKLRNFYRKLETKGYGQGPGKVKLIIRRDHLLEDAFNQIMCYSRKDLQRSKLYVSFVGEEGLDYSGPSREFFFLVSRELFNPYYGLFEYSANDTYTVQISPMSAFVDNHHEWFRFSGRILGLALIHQYLLDAFFTRPFYKGLLRILCDLSDLEFLDEEFHQSLQWMKDNDIEDMLDLTFTVNEEVFGQITERELKPGGAGIPVSEKNKKEYIERMVKWRIERGVAQQTESLVRGFYEVVDVRLVSVFDARELELVIAGTAEIDLADWRSNTEYRGGYHDNHIVIRWFWAAVERFNXEQRLRLLQFVTGTSSIPYEGFASLRGSNGPRRFCVEKWGKITSLPRAHTCFNRLDLPPYPSFSMLYEKMLTAVEETSTFGLE, from the exons ATGCGCCCCTCCCTCGCCACGGCCGTCCTCCCCAGGACGCGGCAGCACAACACCCCCACACTCGCCGTGGGGCGGGAACACCTGTCGGCGCCGCGGCGACGCAGCCCGCAcctcagacacaccctcagCCCCGACAACCTGCGCAGCCTGGCGGAAAGGGGCGGGGCCTCCACAGACTCCACCTCCCTGGTGGGCGGACCCATGGGGCTGCCTCGTGCCAACAGCGACACCGACCTGGTGACCTCACAGAGCCGGTCGTCACTGACAGCGTCCACGCTGGAGTTCACCCTGAACCGAGGACAGAACCTGGTCATCTCCTGGGACATCAAGGAGGAAGTGGACGCCACTGACTGGATCGGGCTCTACCACATCG ACGAGACCAGCCCGTCCAACGTGTGGGACTGTAAGAACCGAGGGGTGAACGGGACTCAGAGGGGCCAGATTGTCTGGAGGCTGGAACCAGGACCCTACTTCATGGAGC CTGAGACCAAGATCTGTTTCAAGTACTACCATGGTGTCAGTGGAGGCCTGAGAGCAACAACCCCCTGCATCACTGTGAAGAACCCcggagtacag GGGGATGGTGAGGGGCAGGCAGGGACAGACCATCCTCGTAAACTGATCAGCTTCACTTTGACGG atCTGCGTGCGTTGGGTCTGAAGAAGGGCATGTTCTTTAACCCGGACCCCTACCTAAAGATGTCCATCCACCCAGGCAAGCGCAGTGGATTCCCCACCTTCAGCCACCATGGGCAGGAGAGACGCTCCGCCATCATCTCCAACACCACCAACCCTGTCTGGCACAAAGAG AAGTATACTTTTGTAGCGTTGGTGACAGATATTCTCTACATCGAGGTGAAGGACAAGTTTGCTAAAAGTCGACCAATAATCAAGCGCTTCCTTGGTCAGCTGACCATCCCTGTACAGAGACTGCTAGAGAAGATACCTGG TGTCCAGCCCGTGAGCTTCTCTCTGTGTCGACGGCTGCCCACGGAGCACGTGAGCGGTCAGATGCAGTTCAGGATGGAGCTCACCTCCACTGGACCGGACG gagCGTCTCCTGACTCCATCATTGGTGTCTCCACCCTGAACGGAGCTCCAGGAACCCCATCCGACGACGAGGATcttccccaccacctccccatcGTGTCAGCGGGCCCCTCTCCCACTGGCTCCCAGGGGTCTGGGGGCCCTTGGGAGGGCGGGGCCTCCGCAGAGCTGGGCGGGGCCGAGGGCGGGCTGACGTACAGGGAGGCGTCTTCTGGGTCCTACCTCCTGCAGCGTTCGCTCAGCGAGGGCCTGGACGCCATTGAGGCCCCCAAGGGCCCCGGCGAGCGTCCCCTGGGCGCCGCCTCGCCCAAGCTGCGCTCCAgcttccccacacacacgcgcctcaGCGCCATGCTGCACATCGACTCTGACGAGGACGACGAGC TCGGGCCCAATGACATCACCCCTGTAcctggctctcctctcctgttcaacggggccACG CCCGGACAAGACAGCCAAGACGAAGAC CCCTTCCCAGAGCTCCCCTCGGAGCTGGGGGACGcagtggggctgggggagggggtgggggcggaggggggggtttCAGAGATGGAGCTGGCCCCGGAGTTTGAGGCTGAGGTGGATCTAGAGGACGCGTCTGAACCTGACGTGTTCTCAGAAGTGGATGAAGCTCCCTTCTCGGAAGCCGTGTCCCACAGTCTCCTGCCTGACAGtctggaggggcaggagggggagagggggcgaggCCCCGTGGAGGACCTGTCGTCTGACGTTGACACCTGCTCCATGGCAACCGCCCCCCAGACGGTGTTGTCGTCGTCTGAGAGCTGTCCTGTCACCATGGCGACCGCTGTG gaggcagaggaaggggcGGAGACTGCTATTGACCCAGGGGGAGACGTCCTCTCCGACACGCCTCCGACCAATCAAGACATAGATGACGAGGGGGGCGGGCGAACTGCAACCAATGAGGTTGAGACAGAGGCACCAGCTGCTATTGAGCAAAACCCAGCCGAGGAAAGTAACGAGCGGAGGCGGAGCTTGCAGGCAGCTGAAGGCGTGACCCAGgaagtggaaggggaggagcctaAACCCGCTGAGGAGGCGGTGTCAGTGGATTCTGATCAGGCTGCCACGGAAACTGATGGAGAGGACG gtgccCAGGTGAACGGCCACCCGGTCCAGTCTCTGCCCTCCGTCCGCCACGACATCCACCGCTACCAGCGTGTAGACGAGCCCCTGCCcccta ACTGGGAGGCCAGGATTGACAGCCACGGCCGGATCTTCTTCGTGGATCATGTTAATCGCACCACCACCTGGCAGCGTCCCAccggc ccccccgccccccagggcCTCACACGCTCCAACTCCATCCAGCAGATGGAGCAGCTCAACCGCAg gtaccaGAGCATCAGGAGGACCATGACcagtgagaggacagaggagacccCAGTAGACCTCCCCCCAGAGCCCCCAGACAGTgacctgctgcaccacgccaTCCCTG AGTACCGGAGAGACAGCACGGTCGGTCACTCCAGCCCCCGctcc cgcctctccctgctgctccAGTCTCCCAGCGCCAAGTTCCTCTGCAGCCCAGACTTCTTCACCGTGCTGCATTCTAACCCTGTga GGACTCAGCGAGCCAACGCCAGGGCCCCCGCTCCGTACAAGCGAGACTTTGAAGCCAAGCTGAGGAATTTCTACCGCAAGCTGGAGACCAAGGGCTACGGCCAGGGACCGGGGAAGGTCAA GCTGATCATCCGCAGAGACCACCTCCTGGAAGATGCCTTCAACCAGATCATGTGTTACTCACGTAAAGACCTGCAGAGGAGCAAGCTGTACGTCAGctttgtgggggaggaggg tcttGACTACAGCGGCCCCTCCAGAGAGTTCTTCTTCCTGGTGTCTCGAGAGCTCTTCAACCCTTATTATGGTCTGTTTGAGTACTCAGCCAACGACACCTACACTGTGCAGATCAGCCCCATGTCGGCCTTCGTGGACAACCATCACGAATG GTTTCGTTTTAGCGGCCGTATCCTGGGTCTGGCTCTGATCCACCAGTACCTGCTGGACGCCTTCTTCACCCGCCCGTTCTACAAGGGCCTACTGCGCAT CCTGTGTGACCTGAGTGACCTGGAGTTCCTGGACGAGGAGTTCCACCAGAGCCTGCAGTGGATGAAGGACAACGACATCGAGGACATGCTGGACCTCACCTTCACCGTCAACGAGGAGGTGTTCGGACAG ATCACGGAGAGGGAGCTGAAGCCAGGCGGTGCAGGGATCCCGGTGTCGGAGAAGAACAAGAAGGAGTACATCGAGCGCATGGTGAAGTGGCGCATCGAGAGGGGCGTGGCCCAGCAGACGGAGAGCCTGGTCCGGGGCTTCTACGAG gTGGTGGATGTGCGgctggtgtctgtgtttgacGCCAGGGAGCTGGAGCTGGTGATCGCTGGCACGGCCGAGATCGacctggcagactggaggagcAACACAGAGTACAGAGGAG GTTACCACGACAACCACATTGTGATCCGCTGGTTCTGGGCGGCGGTGGAGAGGTTTA ACGAGCAGAGGCTGAGACTTCTGCAG TTTGTGACAGGCACCTCCAGTATTCCCTATGAAGGTTTCGCCTCTCTAAGGGGCAGCAACGGGCCTCGCAGGTTCTGTGTGGAGAAGTGGGGCAAAATCACCTCCTTACCCAG ggcCCACACCTGTTTTAACCGTCTGGACCTCCCTCCgtatccctccttctccatgcTCTATGAGAAGATGCTCACAGCCGTAGAGGAAACAAGCACCTTCGGATTGGAATAA